Proteins encoded in a region of the Diabrotica virgifera virgifera chromosome 4, PGI_DIABVI_V3a genome:
- the LOC126882952 gene encoding zinc finger MYM-type protein 5-like codes for MTAFFTPDGNQEDNTTNISQPGSSSSATSDKYIHIQPHELILETSELVPEPEHLVSPVSKVLEYEEATTSNSDPKQDLLNFKDPALWQDSHNYAEMILEKWVEQNLTDMDFSMSKRNFGEQHRYAGKQIFYKRLVNGEVVRRDWAIYSESTGNILCLYCVLFGNKKPI; via the exons ATGACAGCATTTTTTACACCTGATGGAAATCAAGAAGACAACACTACAAATATTTCCCAACCCGGTAGTAGTTCTAGTGCTACTAGTgataaatatattcatattcaacCACATGAACTTATTTTGGAGACTTCAGAATTAGTGCCAGAGCCAGAGCACTTAGTATCACCTGTTTCAAAAGTATTAGAATATGAAGAAGCAACCACCAGTAACTCGG aTCCAAAACAGGATTTACTTAATTTTAAAGATCCGGCACTTTGGCAAGATTCCCATAATTATGCAGAAATGATTCTAGAAAAATGGGTCGAACAGAATCTTACAGATATGGACTTTTcaatgtcaaaaagaaatttcGGGGAACAACACAGGTATGCCGGTAAGCAAATATTTTATAAAAGACTTGTTAATGGAGAAGTGGTGCGCCGCGATTGGGCAATTTACTCCGAGAGCACTGGCAATATACTTTGtctttattgtgtattatttggaaataaaaaaccaatttaa